The following proteins are co-located in the Bathymodiolus thermophilus thioautotrophic gill symbiont genome:
- a CDS encoding UvrD-helicase domain-containing protein, which produces MNDLTQRQQALDISQSFIIQAPAGSGKTELLTQRYLKLLTSCEVPENIIAMTFTNKAVAEMTQRVLLALKSSFDPRPEAAHKQITYDLALRVMQRSEDLDWQLLQNPKRLKISTIDGLYSLITNRFPLPDQLVPRQIMADQWVRENAYKEAAGQTLLMIDDEEYGQAIASLLLHLDNNVVRFESLVVQMLSKRDQWLTRLYRDGVIDPEVLQNTAKTIVIKSLEGLRNLAELHLREDFFALMLSSNNLHFNTVTALPDADCADLEKWKLIAEFCLTKTGGWRKALEKKLPAELFNEALRLELKQLHTLPDVVFSQEQSDILATIAKVLKLCVAQLNLHFECEQAHDFIEVALNANQALDETVGVSDIALFLDYKVQHLLIDEFQDTSASQFNTIEKLINEWQEGDGKTLFLVGDPMQSIYRFRESQVGLFLQVQDQGIADIAPKSLILSTNFRSSKSIVEGNNHFFQAIFPVHNDVYQGAISYSHSHSNSDDEQAQAIVFHPFAHDQFGLEAQTVSKIVKTSLEEDASGTIAVLVRTRTHLEYISQQLKDDNIIFESVEITKLQNHLLTRDLLSLTKALLHLGDKLAWLSILRAPWCGLVLNDLLVLSADDSCVIYQQLVDTSMLEKLSQDGQKRAKHLHHCLQDAVNNQGRFNFVELLTHTINQLGLENATLSNTELAIKDEFLQIIHHCEQHNNLNISAITSAMESLYAPSDKAQVKLMTIHASKGLEFDTVIIPSLGKKPRSDSAPIIQLREFPQQSLLLAPIKSALDMRESDTYEYLKFIESQQNKFETMRLLYVAMTRAKTNLHLLGAVSQSGKASSNSLLAFLMPFFTHRFEKIDTTPDTVTDLKTPLLHRFSQLQASTNKEQTQGESVQYQQNFERLFKSTLGSLVHQYYEQQLFTPSTQNIRNRLIEIGTAPQDIERWQGFIVKLLENTKSDSKFDWLFKARESAVNEAEFIVDGRAIAIDRLFIDQGTLWIIDFKTAEPADNEPLQKFIQRQQDQHTKQLSFYKTALSEIYKIPVHCALYCPAIPVLIELPTS; this is translated from the coding sequence ATGAACGATTTAACCCAACGCCAACAAGCCTTAGACATTAGCCAGTCTTTTATCATTCAAGCACCTGCGGGTTCGGGGAAGACGGAGTTATTGACGCAACGATATTTGAAGTTATTAACGAGTTGTGAGGTGCCTGAGAATATTATTGCAATGACTTTTACAAATAAGGCGGTTGCAGAAATGACGCAGCGGGTTTTGTTGGCATTGAAATCCAGTTTTGACCCACGGCCAGAGGCGGCGCATAAGCAGATAACTTATGATTTGGCACTTCGTGTTATGCAGCGTTCAGAGGATTTAGATTGGCAGTTGTTGCAAAATCCAAAGCGTTTGAAAATTTCAACGATTGATGGGCTTTATAGTTTGATTACCAATCGTTTTCCCTTGCCAGACCAGTTGGTTCCACGCCAAATTATGGCAGATCAATGGGTGCGTGAGAATGCTTATAAAGAGGCGGCTGGGCAGACATTGTTGATGATTGATGATGAGGAATATGGGCAGGCAATTGCCAGTTTGTTGTTGCATTTGGACAATAATGTTGTGAGATTTGAAAGTTTGGTGGTGCAAATGTTGTCTAAGCGAGACCAGTGGCTTACGCGTTTGTATAGGGACGGTGTGATTGATCCTGAGGTGTTGCAGAATACGGCTAAAACGATTGTCATTAAAAGCCTTGAGGGGTTGCGTAACTTGGCAGAATTGCATTTGCGTGAGGATTTTTTTGCGCTTATGTTGTCTAGCAATAACTTACATTTTAATACGGTTACGGCGTTGCCTGATGCAGATTGTGCGGATTTGGAAAAATGGAAATTGATTGCTGAATTTTGTTTGACCAAAACAGGCGGTTGGCGCAAGGCTCTGGAAAAGAAATTACCAGCAGAATTGTTTAATGAGGCGTTAAGACTGGAATTGAAGCAATTACATACTTTGCCTGATGTGGTTTTTTCGCAAGAACAATCTGATATTTTGGCAACGATTGCCAAGGTGTTAAAACTTTGTGTGGCACAATTAAACTTGCATTTTGAATGTGAACAAGCGCACGATTTTATCGAAGTGGCATTGAATGCTAATCAGGCATTGGATGAGACTGTGGGCGTGAGTGATATTGCTTTATTTTTGGATTACAAAGTTCAGCATTTGTTGATTGATGAGTTTCAAGACACCTCGGCATCGCAGTTTAACACCATTGAAAAACTGATTAATGAATGGCAAGAAGGGGATGGCAAGACCTTGTTTTTAGTGGGTGACCCGATGCAGTCAATTTACCGATTTAGAGAATCGCAGGTGGGTTTATTTTTACAGGTACAAGATCAAGGGATTGCTGATATTGCGCCAAAATCGCTGATATTAAGCACCAATTTTCGTTCTTCAAAAAGCATTGTTGAAGGTAATAATCACTTTTTCCAAGCCATTTTCCCAGTGCATAATGATGTGTATCAAGGGGCAATTTCTTATTCACATTCGCACTCAAACTCAGACGATGAACAGGCGCAAGCCATTGTGTTTCATCCTTTTGCTCACGACCAATTTGGATTGGAGGCGCAAACAGTGAGTAAGATTGTCAAAACCTCTTTAGAAGAAGATGCGTCTGGCACAATTGCAGTTTTGGTGCGCACTCGGACACATTTAGAATATATTTCTCAACAACTTAAAGACGACAATATTATTTTTGAGTCGGTTGAGATTACCAAATTGCAGAACCATTTATTAACCCGTGATTTGCTTTCACTTACCAAAGCATTGTTGCATTTGGGCGATAAATTGGCGTGGTTAAGTATTTTGCGTGCGCCTTGGTGTGGGCTTGTTTTGAATGATTTGTTGGTGTTATCCGCTGATGATTCTTGTGTTATTTATCAACAACTTGTTGATACCAGTATGCTGGAGAAACTGAGTCAAGATGGGCAAAAACGCGCCAAACATTTGCATCATTGTTTACAAGATGCCGTCAATAATCAAGGGCGCTTTAATTTTGTTGAATTACTAACCCATACCATCAACCAATTGGGGTTAGAAAATGCCACATTATCAAATACCGAATTGGCGATTAAAGATGAATTTTTGCAAATTATTCATCATTGTGAACAGCACAACAATCTTAACATATCCGCCATTACCAGTGCAATGGAAAGCCTATATGCGCCCAGCGATAAAGCACAGGTCAAGTTAATGACCATTCATGCATCAAAAGGGCTGGAGTTTGATACTGTTATTATTCCCAGTTTAGGTAAAAAGCCTAGGAGTGACAGTGCGCCGATTATTCAATTGCGTGAATTTCCTCAGCAATCTTTGTTGTTAGCACCGATTAAATCCGCCCTTGATATGCGTGAAAGTGACACTTATGAATATTTGAAATTTATCGAATCGCAACAAAATAAATTTGAAACGATGCGTTTATTGTATGTAGCAATGACGCGTGCCAAAACAAATTTACATTTATTGGGTGCAGTAAGTCAATCTGGTAAAGCCAGTAGCAATTCTTTGTTGGCATTTTTAATGCCATTTTTCACGCATCGCTTTGAAAAAATTGACACAACGCCCGACACCGTAACCGATCTAAAGACACCCTTGCTACATCGATTTTCCCAATTACAAGCATCTACAAACAAAGAGCAAACACAAGGTGAATCTGTTCAATACCAGCAAAACTTTGAGCGTTTATTTAAAAGTACATTGGGTTCGCTGGTGCATCAATATTACGAACAACAATTATTCACGCCAAGCACGCAGAATATTCGCAATCGCTTGATTGAAATCGGCACAGCACCACAAGACATTGAGCGCTGGCAAGGGTTTATTGTTAAATTACTTGAGAATACTAAAAGTGATTCAAAATTTGATTGGCTATTTAAAGCACGAGAGAGTGCTGTAAATGAGGCTGAGTTTATCGTGGATGGGCGCGCTATTGCTATTGATAGATTGTTTATTGATCAAGGCACGCTATGGATAATTGACTTTAAAACTGCCGAGCCTGCGGACAATGAACCGTTGCAAAAATTTATCCAACGCCAACAGGATCAACATACAAAGCAATTGTCATTCTACAAAACAGCACTGTCTGAAATTTATAAAATACCAGTGCATTGTGCTTTATATTGCCCTGCTATTCCCGTCTTAATTGAACTGCCTACGAGTTAA
- a CDS encoding RloB family protein yields the protein MAKCRIKTGFNFREPPTKEDYDRVLIVCEGKTEVNYFKELIGYLKLSTVNIEILDIKQTTPDSLFNRAKELYRASKKQGNPFDRVYCVFDKDGHAKYQQTKSHIDQATPKNTYYYAFSEPCFEFWLLLHFVKTDKPFSNFDDLKKDKKFKQHFPNYDKSENIFNNLQDKVSIACQNAKHNPHTNVDELIDYLKQIK from the coding sequence ATGGCAAAATGCAGAATCAAGACTGGTTTTAACTTTAGGGAGCCCCCAACAAAAGAAGATTATGATAGAGTTTTGATTGTTTGTGAGGGTAAAACTGAAGTTAATTACTTTAAGGAATTGATTGGATATTTAAAATTAAGCACGGTTAATATTGAAATATTAGACATTAAACAAACAACGCCTGATAGTTTATTTAACAGAGCAAAAGAACTTTATAGAGCGTCTAAAAAACAAGGAAACCCCTTTGACAGGGTGTATTGTGTTTTCGACAAAGATGGGCATGCAAAATATCAACAAACAAAAAGCCATATTGACCAAGCAACACCCAAGAATACTTATTATTATGCTTTTTCAGAGCCTTGTTTTGAGTTTTGGTTGCTACTGCATTTTGTAAAAACCGATAAACCATTTAGTAATTTTGACGATCTTAAAAAAGATAAAAAGTTTAAACAACATTTTCCCAATTATGACAAGTCGGAAAATATTTTTAACAACTTACAAGATAAAGTATCAATCGCATGTCAAAATGCAAAGCATAATCCGCATACCAATGTGGATGAATTAATAGACTACTTAAAACAGATAAAATGA
- a CDS encoding AAA family ATPase produces MLLEFSITNFRSIKEKQTLSLLKTKKNELENNFTTVELSTGKTLEVLNSAVIYGANASGKSNLVWALGAMLNIIDDSFGYQPNQGVKNIEPFLLSKESVGQPTEFELDLIDGGIRYVYGFSATQEKIIDEWLYQYPKGSPQNLIDRKSTTQWGVMSGLKGKKKIWQDSTKDNSLFLSTAVQFNSELLSIVFSAINKLKDMYKEPLNFNFTCLKANESQGNKRGILEFMQAADINIEGFSVFEEKVDEETIPDEFKKILKEKNLDASKFKNFKVETQHISNDGSMVSFDFEDQESNGTQKLFRLVGPWLDVLENGYCLVMDELHNSLHPKLVAYLVSMFHNPEINKNAAQLIFVTHETSLLNQDTFRKDQVWFCEKENNATKVFSLADFKVRKGVDNLESAYLSGRYGAVPYLKQ; encoded by the coding sequence ATGTTGCTTGAATTTAGCATTACTAACTTTCGCTCAATCAAAGAAAAGCAAACGCTTAGCTTGTTAAAAACCAAAAAGAACGAACTGGAAAACAACTTTACAACGGTTGAGTTATCTACAGGTAAAACCCTTGAAGTGCTTAATAGTGCTGTGATTTATGGTGCCAATGCTAGCGGTAAATCTAACTTGGTATGGGCTTTGGGGGCTATGTTGAATATTATTGATGATTCCTTTGGTTACCAGCCGAATCAAGGCGTTAAAAATATTGAGCCTTTTTTACTTTCCAAAGAAAGTGTTGGACAACCTACAGAGTTTGAACTAGATTTGATTGATGGCGGAATCCGTTATGTGTATGGTTTTTCTGCTACTCAAGAAAAGATTATTGATGAATGGTTGTATCAATATCCAAAAGGCAGTCCACAAAATTTAATTGACAGGAAATCTACCACTCAATGGGGGGTAATGAGTGGACTTAAAGGCAAGAAGAAAATTTGGCAAGACAGCACCAAAGACAACTCTTTGTTTTTGTCAACTGCTGTGCAATTCAATAGCGAATTATTGTCAATTGTTTTTTCTGCTATCAACAAGTTAAAAGATATGTATAAAGAGCCCTTGAATTTTAACTTTACTTGCCTCAAGGCAAATGAAAGTCAAGGAAATAAGCGAGGAATTTTAGAATTCATGCAGGCAGCTGATATTAATATTGAGGGTTTCTCTGTGTTTGAGGAAAAAGTAGATGAAGAAACAATCCCTGATGAATTTAAGAAAATTTTAAAAGAAAAGAATTTGGATGCGTCAAAATTTAAGAATTTTAAGGTGGAGACGCAACATATTTCCAATGATGGCAGCATGGTGTCTTTTGATTTTGAAGATCAAGAATCAAATGGCACACAAAAACTATTTAGGCTTGTGGGGCCATGGTTAGATGTATTGGAAAATGGTTATTGTCTAGTAATGGACGAGTTGCATAACAGTTTGCACCCAAAGTTGGTGGCGTATTTAGTGAGCATGTTTCACAATCCAGAGATTAATAAAAACGCTGCACAACTTATTTTTGTTACCCATGAGACATCATTACTTAATCAAGATACCTTTAGAAAAGATCAAGTGTGGTTTTGTGAAAAGGAAAATAATGCAACGAAAGTTTTTTCACTTGCTGATTTTAAGGTTAGAAAGGGCGTGGACAATTTGGAAAGCGCTTATCTTTCTGGTCGTTATGGTGCCGTACCCTATTTAAAACAATAA
- a CDS encoding DUF4276 family protein, which produces MISVEGHSEYKFIKEVIVPHLADLGIFVFVQNMKGKIGLDRIETKLNDLIYKYDHITTFYDFYGFKKKGLGGNETKESLEDKIKNKIKETQRDKIIPYIQMYEFEALLFSDSEKMADGLNTYKNWIDSILNEFGNIETINNSKETAPSKRIGEHCTYIKTTHAPNILKKIGLTEIRKKCQGFDAWLTQLESLGTISSNAIKKRP; this is translated from the coding sequence TTGATTTCAGTAGAAGGTCATTCAGAATATAAATTTATAAAAGAAGTTATTGTCCCACATTTGGCAGACCTTGGTATTTTTGTTTTTGTGCAGAATATGAAGGGCAAGATTGGGCTTGATAGGATTGAAACAAAACTTAATGATTTGATCTATAAGTATGATCACATAACGACTTTTTATGATTTTTATGGTTTTAAGAAGAAAGGGTTAGGGGGTAACGAAACTAAAGAAAGTTTAGAGGATAAGATTAAAAACAAGATCAAAGAAACACAAAGAGATAAGATTATCCCCTATATCCAAATGTATGAATTTGAGGCATTATTGTTTAGTGATAGTGAAAAAATGGCAGATGGGTTAAATACATATAAAAATTGGATTGATAGTATTCTAAATGAGTTTGGCAACATAGAAACAATTAATAATTCAAAAGAAACTGCACCTTCTAAAAGAATTGGAGAGCATTGTACATATATTAAAACAACACATGCACCGAATATTCTTAAAAAAATTGGGCTAACAGAAATACGAAAAAAATGCCAAGGTTTTGATGCTTGGTTGACGCAACTAGAAAGCCTTGGAACGATTTCATCCAACGCTATCAAAAAACGCCCTTGA
- a CDS encoding AAA family ATPase: MGNLSNIKITGFKSIKELDLEMKPINVLIGANGAGKSNFISIFRLLENINTQRLQTYIKQNGGSERFLHFGNQITDEITIDLELRDNGYRISLIKDNEKDTLFIWHDEGYWNGSEKYTQPYRVISQNALESDIKNNRQPIVEYSREYLKQCKLYHFHDTSSTAKFKSFQNIGENKFLDSFASNLAPFLYSLKNNFSQDYKNIVQAVQTVAPYFQDFDFNIQDENVLLRWQHKNDLSNLGFSAQTLSDGTARFICMATLFLQPKGLRPSTIVLDEPEIGLHPTAIAVLSEIIQAIANDGAQVIISTQSVELANYFEPDDFIVVNYENGESKLKRLEEKYFKDWIETYQVGEAWSEGLLGGEPKW, translated from the coding sequence ATGGGCAATTTATCAAACATTAAAATTACAGGCTTTAAGTCTATTAAAGAATTGGATTTAGAGATGAAGCCGATTAATGTTTTGATTGGTGCGAATGGCGCAGGCAAGAGTAATTTTATTTCTATTTTTAGGCTGCTTGAAAACATTAACACCCAAAGACTGCAAACTTATATTAAACAAAATGGCGGCTCTGAGAGATTTTTACATTTTGGTAATCAAATAACTGATGAGATAACAATTGATTTAGAGTTAAGAGATAATGGATACCGTATTTCTTTGATAAAAGACAACGAAAAAGATACTTTATTTATTTGGCATGACGAGGGTTATTGGAATGGTAGCGAAAAATATACTCAACCATATAGGGTGATAAGTCAGAATGCTTTAGAGAGTGACATTAAAAATAATCGACAGCCAATTGTTGAATATTCAAGAGAATATTTAAAACAATGTAAGTTATATCATTTTCACGATACCTCTTCTACAGCCAAATTCAAATCCTTCCAAAACATAGGGGAAAATAAATTTTTAGACAGTTTTGCCTCTAATCTAGCACCTTTTTTATATTCTTTAAAAAACAATTTTTCACAAGACTATAAAAACATAGTCCAGGCAGTGCAAACCGTTGCCCCCTATTTTCAAGATTTTGATTTCAATATTCAAGATGAAAATGTTTTGCTGCGTTGGCAACATAAAAATGATTTGAGCAATTTAGGGTTTTCAGCCCAAACCTTATCCGATGGCACAGCCCGTTTTATTTGTATGGCAACCCTATTTTTACAACCTAAAGGATTACGCCCTAGTACCATTGTGCTGGATGAGCCAGAAATTGGGTTACACCCAACAGCAATTGCGGTGTTGTCAGAAATTATTCAAGCCATTGCCAATGATGGGGCGCAAGTCATCATTTCTACCCAATCTGTTGAATTGGCCAATTATTTTGAACCTGATGATTTTATTGTAGTGAATTATGAAAATGGTGAGTCCAAACTTAAAAGGTTGGAAGAAAAATATTTTAAAGACTGGATTGAAACTTATCAAGTTGGGGAGGCTTGGAGTGAAGGCTTGTTGGGCGGTGAGCCAAAATGGTAA
- the argS gene encoding arginine--tRNA ligase yields the protein MKQELQTLLKQALTVLVDKGVLESVPEAVRLDHSKDKTQGDFASNIAMVLSKQAQCTPRVLAEQIKANFPDTSAVDKIEIAGPGFINFFMSQGSNASVVNRIIEQGADYGLSNVGEGQRVLLEFVSANPTGPLHVGHGRGAAYGASVANLLRAIGFAVDNEYYVNDAGRQMDILATSVYLRYVETDKFPDNGYQGDYIFDIAKKIRGVEKKDIFAGVCQDEKEGGDKEKHIDGLIANCKSQLGGDYKKIFDLAINDILSGIKTDLAEFGVEYQQWFCEQSLVDSGLSEKTVKKLQDSGQIYEKAGALWFKTTDFGDDLDRVVVRDNGMHTYFASDIAYHLEKFERGYDKIINIWGADHHGYIARVKASIKALNHNPDKLEILLVQFAHLYRDGVKIPMSTRSGSFVTLKELCEEVGNDAARFFYILRKSEQSMDFDLNLAKSKSNENPVFYVQYAHARICSVMDKAQDSGQADLALLNDKYEQTLIKQLSRYADTIKNAALNYEPHVVAYYLRDLASDFHSYYNNCDFLIEDKNLQASRLQLIQATKQVLANGLGLLGVSAPDKM from the coding sequence ATGAAACAAGAACTGCAAACCCTGTTAAAGCAAGCGTTAACCGTATTGGTGGATAAAGGCGTGCTGGAAAGTGTGCCTGAGGCTGTGCGGCTTGATCATTCTAAAGACAAGACGCAAGGGGATTTTGCTTCTAATATTGCCATGGTGTTGTCGAAACAGGCGCAATGTACGCCACGCGTGTTGGCAGAGCAGATTAAGGCGAATTTTCCGGATACTTCGGCAGTGGATAAAATTGAAATTGCGGGGCCGGGGTTTATTAATTTCTTTATGTCGCAGGGGTCTAATGCGTCGGTTGTTAATCGTATTATTGAGCAGGGGGCAGATTATGGTTTGTCAAATGTGGGCGAGGGACAGCGGGTGTTGCTGGAGTTTGTGTCTGCTAATCCGACAGGTCCATTGCATGTGGGGCATGGTCGGGGGGCGGCGTATGGAGCGAGTGTTGCCAATCTGTTGCGGGCGATAGGGTTTGCGGTTGATAATGAATATTATGTGAATGATGCGGGTCGGCAGATGGATATTTTGGCGACTTCGGTTTATTTGCGTTATGTAGAGACGGATAAATTTCCAGATAATGGCTATCAGGGGGATTATATTTTTGATATTGCTAAAAAAATTAGGGGTGTTGAAAAAAAGGATATTTTTGCTGGCGTTTGTCAGGATGAAAAAGAGGGTGGGGACAAAGAAAAACACATTGATGGTTTGATTGCTAATTGTAAATCGCAATTGGGTGGTGATTATAAAAAAATCTTTGATTTGGCAATTAATGATATTTTAAGTGGCATTAAAACCGATTTGGCGGAGTTTGGCGTCGAATATCAGCAATGGTTTTGTGAGCAATCTTTAGTGGACAGTGGCTTGAGTGAAAAAACGGTGAAAAAATTACAAGACTCAGGGCAGATTTACGAAAAAGCAGGCGCACTTTGGTTTAAAACCACCGATTTTGGCGATGATTTAGACCGTGTTGTGGTGCGTGATAACGGTATGCACACTTATTTTGCCTCTGATATTGCCTATCATCTTGAGAAGTTTGAACGAGGTTATGACAAAATTATCAACATCTGGGGCGCTGACCATCACGGCTATATCGCTCGGGTAAAAGCATCCATTAAAGCCCTGAATCACAACCCTGATAAACTGGAAATTTTGCTGGTACAATTCGCTCACCTGTATCGAGACGGCGTCAAAATACCGATGTCCACACGCAGTGGTTCGTTTGTTACCTTGAAAGAATTGTGTGAGGAAGTGGGCAACGATGCAGCGCGTTTTTTCTATATTTTGCGCAAATCAGAACAAAGTATGGACTTTGACCTAAATTTAGCCAAATCCAAAAGCAACGAAAACCCCGTGTTTTATGTCCAATATGCCCACGCCCGCATTTGCTCCGTAATGGACAAAGCCCAAGACAGCGGCCAAGCAGATTTAGCCTTACTAAACGATAAATACGAACAAACCCTCATCAAACAACTCAGTCGTTACGCCGACACCATTAAAAATGCCGCCCTTAATTACGAACCGCATGTTGTTGCCTACTATCTGCGTGATCTCGCCAGCGATTTCCACAGTTATTACAACAATTGCGATTTTCTTATTGAAGATAAAAATTTACAAGCCAGCCGTTTACAACTTATCCAAGCCACCAAACAAGTGTTGGCAAACGGTTTAGGGTTATTGGGTGTGTCTGCGCCTGATAAAATGTGA
- a CDS encoding McrC family protein, with product MSSDKKLLVIREWGEIHLGDVNKCENIDRIYLNKDAWENLEKFADSDNKEDRFLKFKNSKVLKVQNFVGVITTPDGTQIEILPKTSEDADAEKSRKTLTKMLKVVHNLPFIKSTEADLQIKNQPLSEVLIGWFLDCVDGIVKQGVRQDYSRIQAQEKFLKGQLQTHKQLNEPPHKQHLFSIEYDVFSPDRAENRLIHSALMQVLKWSNDNQNQKLVKRFLTFFDEVPLSANYQDDFFKWSNSRALNYYQSVLPWLKLILNQQSPFTLKDNNAGISFLLPMEVLFERYVVKILRKKYSLKVQISSKSLSETPKAFNLKPDIAIVENGDLAYILDTKWKLIDENQVYKNGNLDKKKGISQSDVYQLFAYGKKYGVSKVFLIYPQWRKFSQPFGFKFDKTLQLGVVPFPIDDDKITDFSLEKVL from the coding sequence ATGAGCAGTGACAAAAAACTGCTGGTTATTCGTGAATGGGGTGAAATTCATTTGGGTGATGTGAATAAGTGTGAAAATATTGATAGAATTTATCTCAATAAAGACGCTTGGGAAAATTTAGAAAAATTTGCTGATTCGGACAATAAAGAAGATAGGTTTTTAAAGTTTAAAAATTCAAAAGTTTTAAAGGTTCAAAATTTTGTCGGCGTTATCACCACGCCAGATGGCACTCAAATTGAAATTTTACCTAAAACAAGTGAGGATGCAGATGCGGAAAAAAGCCGTAAAACTTTAACAAAAATGTTAAAGGTTGTGCATAATTTACCCTTTATAAAAAGCACAGAAGCGGATTTACAAATTAAGAACCAGCCTTTGTCAGAGGTCTTAATCGGTTGGTTTTTGGATTGTGTGGATGGGATTGTTAAACAAGGGGTGCGTCAGGATTATTCTAGAATTCAGGCACAAGAAAAGTTTTTAAAAGGGCAATTGCAAACGCATAAGCAACTTAACGAACCGCCACACAAGCAACATTTATTTTCTATTGAATATGATGTTTTTTCGCCTGATAGGGCAGAAAATCGCCTTATTCATTCGGCATTAATGCAGGTTTTAAAATGGAGTAACGACAATCAAAATCAAAAATTAGTCAAACGGTTTTTAACCTTTTTTGACGAAGTGCCGTTATCGGCAAATTATCAAGATGATTTTTTCAAATGGTCAAACAGTCGGGCGCTGAATTATTATCAAAGTGTTTTGCCGTGGTTGAAGTTGATTTTGAATCAGCAAAGTCCTTTTACGCTGAAAGACAACAACGCTGGGATTTCGTTTTTATTGCCGATGGAGGTGTTGTTTGAAAGGTATGTGGTTAAGATATTGCGTAAAAAATACAGTTTAAAAGTGCAAATATCAAGCAAATCTTTATCAGAAACGCCAAAAGCATTTAATTTGAAACCCGATATAGCCATTGTTGAAAATGGCGATCTGGCATATATTCTTGATACAAAATGGAAACTGATTGACGAAAATCAGGTTTATAAAAATGGCAATCTAGATAAGAAAAAAGGCATTAGCCAAAGTGATGTGTATCAATTGTTTGCTTATGGTAAAAAATATGGCGTGTCAAAAGTATTCTTAATTTATCCACAATGGCGTAAATTTAGCCAACCTTTTGGGTTTAAATTTGATAAAACTTTACAATTAGGTGTGGTGCCTTTTCCGATTGATGATGATAAAATAACAGACTTTAGTTTAGAGAAAGTATTATGA